Proteins co-encoded in one Halorussus vallis genomic window:
- a CDS encoding DJ-1/PfpI family protein: MTTEISIVVYEGFDEMDAVAPYEVFSTAASRGGDLAVSLRTLEPTQRVTAIHGLRIEPDGVLAETDPDLVVVPGGGWNDRAPASVWAEAERGDLPDALAELHADGTTLAAVCTGGMLLAESGVLDGRPAVTHAGALDDLRETDAAVVDARVVDDGDVLTAGGVTSGLDLSLHLVAKYCGEDVADAVATEIEYEPRGEVHGQG; this comes from the coding sequence ATGACCACCGAAATCTCGATAGTCGTCTACGAGGGCTTCGACGAGATGGACGCCGTCGCGCCCTACGAGGTGTTCTCGACCGCCGCGAGCCGCGGCGGGGACCTCGCCGTCTCGCTCCGCACCCTCGAACCCACCCAGCGAGTCACCGCCATCCACGGCCTCCGAATCGAACCAGACGGCGTCCTCGCCGAAACGGACCCCGACCTCGTGGTCGTCCCCGGCGGTGGGTGGAACGACCGCGCGCCCGCGAGCGTGTGGGCCGAAGCCGAGAGGGGCGACCTGCCGGACGCCCTGGCGGAACTCCACGCCGACGGGACGACCCTCGCGGCGGTCTGCACCGGCGGGATGCTCCTGGCCGAATCGGGGGTTCTGGACGGTCGCCCGGCGGTCACGCACGCGGGCGCGCTGGACGACCTCCGAGAAACCGACGCCGCCGTCGTCGACGCTCGCGTGGTCGACGACGGCGACGTGCTCACGGCGGGCGGCGTGACCTCGGGACTCGACCTGTCGCTCCACCTCGTCGCGAAGTACTGCGGCGAGGATGTCGCCGACGCGGTGGCGACCGAGATCGAGTACGAACCGCGGGGTGAGGTCCACGGGCAGGGCTGA
- a CDS encoding heavy metal translocating P-type ATPase, translated as MSDDRTRTVRLSVPEMDCPSCAGKVTASVERLDGIRDLDAAATTGTLTVAYDPAATDDAAVRERVETAGYAVESGSGGADDGERTERFSVPEMDCASCAGKVESALERAGVDSVDTQPTTGEALVTYDPETTDRESLVAAVEGAGYEVAATTDESDGGGPEVADAESVWTSTRALKTWVGGALMLAGLALHFVFASADAALFSALGREFHVSGVLFLLAAAVSGQAVLRNGYYSAKNLSLDIDLLMGTGIVAAVAVGFYFEAASLAVLFSVAELLERFSMDRARESVRSLMDLSPDTATVKREADACESGDDCCGGETTEETVPVEEVAVGEIVVVRPGEKVPVDGVVTEGDSAVNQAPITGESVPVGKTPGDEVYAGTVNEEGYLEVESTAEADETTLSKIVESVGDAGRERTDREQFIERFAAYYTPIVVAAALLTAFGPPLVLGWEFREWFVRGLTLLVVACPCAFVISTPVSVVSGVTSAARNGVLIKGGPHLESMGGVETVAFDKTGTLTKGELAVTDVVSLNGTDEADLLRCAHDLEHRSEHPIAQAIVERAHGAVAAHDGDERAVENFESLTGKGVRADLGGVTHYAGNPSLFAELGFDLEHVHLSTDGGRLAGSESAADEAGEADESDDLATGEVVAEAAESRCSDREDCLDLVADVVPRLQSEGKTVVLVGTEDELEGVLAVADEVRPEARTTIERLHARGLDTVMLTGDNERTARAVAEQVGVGDVRAELLPEDKAEAVADIAADRDVAMVGDGVNDAPALAAATVGVAMGAAGTDAAIETADVALLGDDLLKVPYLHRLARKANGVIRQNIFASLAVKAVLAAGAPLGLVPVWLAILVGDMGMSLGVTSNALRLAGVKPEE; from the coding sequence ATGAGCGACGATAGGACACGGACGGTCAGGCTCTCGGTTCCCGAGATGGACTGCCCGTCCTGCGCGGGGAAGGTCACCGCCAGCGTCGAGCGCCTCGACGGCATCCGGGACCTCGACGCGGCGGCGACGACGGGCACGCTGACGGTGGCGTACGACCCGGCGGCGACCGACGACGCGGCCGTCCGCGAGCGGGTGGAGACCGCGGGGTACGCGGTCGAGTCGGGGTCGGGCGGGGCGGACGACGGCGAGCGCACGGAGCGGTTCTCGGTGCCGGAGATGGACTGCGCCTCCTGCGCCGGTAAGGTCGAGTCGGCGCTGGAGCGGGCGGGCGTCGACTCCGTGGACACTCAGCCGACGACCGGCGAGGCGCTGGTCACCTACGACCCCGAGACGACCGACCGCGAGTCGCTGGTCGCGGCGGTCGAGGGTGCGGGCTACGAGGTCGCGGCGACGACGGACGAGAGCGACGGCGGCGGCCCGGAGGTTGCCGACGCCGAATCGGTCTGGACGAGCACGCGCGCCCTCAAGACGTGGGTCGGCGGCGCGCTCATGCTCGCCGGCCTCGCGCTCCACTTCGTGTTCGCGAGCGCGGACGCCGCGCTGTTCTCGGCGCTCGGCCGGGAGTTCCACGTCTCGGGGGTACTGTTCCTGCTCGCGGCGGCGGTTTCGGGCCAGGCGGTCCTCCGGAACGGCTACTACTCCGCGAAGAACCTGAGCCTCGACATCGACCTGCTGATGGGCACCGGCATCGTCGCGGCGGTGGCCGTCGGTTTCTACTTCGAGGCGGCCTCGCTCGCGGTGCTGTTCAGCGTCGCCGAACTCCTCGAACGCTTCTCGATGGACCGCGCCCGCGAATCGGTCCGGTCGCTGATGGACCTCTCGCCCGACACCGCGACCGTCAAACGCGAGGCCGACGCCTGCGAGAGCGGCGACGACTGTTGCGGCGGCGAGACGACCGAGGAAACCGTCCCGGTCGAGGAGGTCGCGGTCGGCGAAATCGTGGTCGTCCGGCCGGGCGAGAAGGTGCCCGTCGACGGCGTGGTCACCGAGGGCGACAGCGCGGTCAACCAGGCGCCCATCACGGGCGAGTCGGTGCCGGTCGGCAAGACCCCCGGCGACGAGGTGTACGCCGGGACGGTCAACGAGGAGGGCTACCTCGAAGTCGAGTCGACCGCCGAGGCCGACGAAACCACCCTCTCGAAGATCGTCGAGTCGGTCGGCGACGCGGGCCGCGAACGCACCGACCGTGAGCAGTTCATCGAACGGTTCGCGGCCTACTACACGCCCATCGTCGTCGCGGCGGCGCTCCTGACCGCCTTCGGCCCGCCGCTGGTGCTCGGCTGGGAGTTCCGCGAGTGGTTCGTCCGGGGCCTGACCCTGCTGGTGGTCGCCTGCCCGTGCGCGTTCGTCATCTCGACGCCCGTCTCGGTGGTGTCGGGGGTCACGAGCGCCGCGCGCAACGGCGTGCTGATCAAGGGCGGCCCGCACCTCGAATCGATGGGCGGCGTCGAGACGGTCGCGTTCGACAAGACCGGGACGCTCACGAAGGGCGAACTCGCGGTCACCGACGTGGTGTCGCTGAACGGCACCGACGAGGCCGACCTCCTGCGGTGCGCCCACGACCTCGAACACCGGAGCGAACACCCCATCGCCCAGGCCATCGTCGAGCGCGCCCACGGCGCGGTCGCGGCCCACGACGGCGACGAGCGAGCGGTCGAGAACTTCGAGAGCCTCACCGGCAAGGGCGTCCGGGCCGACCTCGGCGGCGTAACCCACTACGCGGGCAACCCCTCGCTGTTCGCCGAACTCGGCTTCGACCTCGAACACGTCCACCTCTCGACCGACGGCGGCCGACTCGCCGGAAGCGAGTCGGCCGCCGACGAGGCGGGCGAAGCCGACGAGAGCGACGACCTCGCCACCGGCGAGGTCGTCGCGGAAGCGGCCGAGAGCCGCTGTTCGGACCGCGAGGACTGCCTCGACCTGGTGGCCGACGTGGTACCGCGACTCCAGAGCGAGGGCAAGACGGTCGTGCTGGTCGGCACCGAGGACGAACTGGAGGGCGTGCTCGCGGTCGCCGACGAGGTCCGCCCCGAGGCGCGAACCACGATAGAGCGCCTCCACGCCCGGGGACTCGACACCGTGATGCTGACCGGCGACAACGAGCGCACCGCCCGCGCGGTCGCCGAGCAGGTCGGCGTCGGCGACGTCCGGGCCGAACTCCTCCCCGAGGACAAGGCCGAGGCGGTCGCCGACATCGCGGCCGACCGCGACGTGGCGATGGTCGGCGACGGCGTCAACGACGCTCCGGCGCTCGCGGCCGCCACGGTCGGCGTGGCGATGGGCGCGGCCGGCACCGACGCCGCCATCGAAACCGCCGACGTGGCGCTGCTGGGCGACGACCTGCTCAAGGTGCCCTACCTCCACCGGTTGGCCCGGAAGGCAAACGGCGTCATCCGCCAGAACATCTTCGCCAGCCTCGCGGTCAAGGCGGTGCTCGCCGCCGGCGCGCCGCTGGGACTGGTCCCAGTGTGGCTGGCCATCCTGGTCGGCGACATGGGGATGAGCCTCGGCGTGACCAGCAACGCACTGCGTCTGGCCGGCGTGAAACCCGAAGAGTAG
- a CDS encoding aminopeptidase yields MDERTRDHAEVLVDWSTRVEAGDDVVVRVDDGAHDLAVAVAEKLGEVGANVLPTYISDEVEAAFVRGHDGGFDEDPDFELAMLERADSVLSLRGKTNVAEKSSAPGDRLAAYKKSRQGIRTARLDTDWVATQHPTRAHAQQAGMGYEEYRDFVYDAVLRDWESLADEMANMKELLDAGSEVRLVKEDTDLTMSVEGRTAVNSAASVAYGSHNLPSGEVFTAPYDPEGEVYFDVPMTHNGVRIRDVRLTFEDGEVVDWSAEAGEQALTDVLETDDGARRLGELGIGMNRGIDRFTDNILFDEKMGDTVHLAVGRAYGDCLPEGEEGNQSAVHVDMITGVSENSRMEIDGEVVQRNGRFRWEDGFEA; encoded by the coding sequence ATGGACGAACGCACGCGCGACCACGCCGAGGTACTGGTCGACTGGAGCACCCGCGTCGAGGCGGGCGACGACGTAGTGGTGCGGGTGGACGACGGCGCCCACGACCTCGCGGTCGCGGTCGCCGAGAAACTGGGCGAGGTCGGGGCGAACGTCCTGCCGACCTACATCTCCGACGAGGTCGAGGCGGCGTTCGTTCGGGGCCACGACGGCGGCTTCGACGAGGATCCCGACTTCGAACTGGCGATGCTCGAACGGGCCGACAGCGTGCTGTCGCTCCGCGGGAAGACCAACGTCGCCGAGAAGTCGAGCGCGCCGGGCGACCGCCTCGCGGCGTACAAGAAATCCCGGCAGGGAATCCGGACCGCCCGGCTCGACACCGACTGGGTGGCGACCCAGCACCCCACGCGCGCCCACGCCCAGCAGGCGGGGATGGGCTACGAGGAGTACCGCGACTTCGTCTACGACGCCGTCCTCCGCGACTGGGAGAGCCTCGCCGACGAGATGGCCAACATGAAGGAGTTGCTCGACGCCGGGAGCGAAGTCCGCCTCGTCAAGGAGGACACCGACCTGACGATGTCCGTCGAGGGCCGGACCGCGGTCAACAGCGCCGCGTCGGTGGCATACGGGAGCCACAACCTCCCCAGCGGCGAGGTGTTCACCGCGCCCTACGACCCCGAGGGCGAGGTGTACTTCGACGTGCCGATGACCCACAACGGCGTGCGCATCCGGGACGTCCGCCTGACCTTCGAGGACGGCGAGGTCGTCGACTGGTCGGCCGAGGCCGGCGAGCAGGCGCTCACTGACGTCCTCGAAACCGACGATGGCGCGCGCCGACTCGGCGAACTCGGCATCGGGATGAACCGCGGCATCGACCGGTTCACCGACAACATCCTCTTCGACGAGAAGATGGGTGACACCGTCCACCTCGCGGTCGGCCGAGCCTACGGCGACTGCCTCCCCGAGGGCGAGGAGGGCAACCAGTCGGCGGTCCACGTCGACATGATAACCGGCGTGAGCGAGAACTCGCGGATGGAGATCGACGGCGAGGTCGTCCAGCGAAACGGTCGGTTCCGGTGGGAAGACGGCTTCGAGGCGTAA
- a CDS encoding valine--tRNA ligase, whose product MTDVPDSYDPQTVEPKWQEEWQDAEVYHHEGEPDYVIDTPPPYPTGNLHIGHALGWSYMDFAARFHRLLGDDVLFPQGWDCHGLPTEVKVEEEEDIHRTEVSREEFRDLCIEYTERRIDGMKETMGDLGFSQDWSAEYRTMDPEYWGKTQRSFVEMARGDEDESYVYRDEHPVNWCPRCETAIADAEVENIDREGTLYYVTFPGKGNDDIEIATTRPELLAACVGMAVDPDDERYSDRVGDTFEVPLFGQEVELVADDDVDGDFGTGAVMICTFGDKQDVTWWAEHDLDLRPVFTEDGRLGELAGEYEGLTIQEAKGTIAEDLEEAGYLEDSEPTNQSVGACWRCDTPIEILSKEQWFVEVRQDEILEKAREVEWIPEHMYSRLEDWTESMEWDWVISRQRVFATPIPAWFCGECDHIHVADVEELPLDPTETDPAVGECPECGADDWEGETDVMDTWMDSSISPMHVQGWPDEEFSPTSLRPQGHDIIRTWAFYTLLRVTALEDEKPWEQVLINGMVFGEDGNKMSKSRPEYVVSPTEAIEEYSADAFRQSLALGGQPGSDIQFQWKEVKSASRFLTKLWNIFQFASGHFDEETPRISDPAYRDADRWILTKLFRTAEAVEEDMRAYRFDSALRKLREFVWEDLADDYVELVKGRLYEGRPGERDAARATLYTAVSASVRMLAPFSPHFAEEVYHHLPGTDGSVHVAGWPDVEFADEDAERKGEVVAEVASTVRAWKSDAGMALNADLDRIEVYSADGRQLDTYDLSETVNAPVYPEEGKPNVELVPVGVDPDHSVIGPQFRDKAGQVIGALESADFNQLKNDKEIEGEITLEVDGEDVTIDGDAVDIVEEYRAESGEEVEVLETDNATVLVFP is encoded by the coding sequence ATGACCGACGTTCCCGACAGTTACGACCCCCAGACAGTCGAACCGAAGTGGCAGGAAGAGTGGCAGGACGCGGAGGTCTACCACCACGAGGGCGAACCCGACTACGTCATCGACACCCCGCCGCCGTACCCGACCGGAAACCTCCACATCGGCCACGCGCTCGGGTGGAGCTACATGGACTTCGCCGCGCGGTTCCACCGCCTGCTCGGCGACGACGTGCTCTTCCCGCAGGGCTGGGACTGCCACGGCCTGCCGACCGAGGTGAAGGTCGAGGAGGAAGAGGACATCCACCGCACGGAGGTTTCCCGCGAGGAGTTCCGGGACCTCTGCATCGAGTACACCGAGCGACGCATCGACGGGATGAAGGAGACGATGGGCGACCTCGGCTTCTCCCAGGACTGGTCGGCGGAGTACCGCACCATGGACCCCGAGTACTGGGGCAAGACCCAGCGGTCGTTCGTCGAGATGGCCCGGGGCGACGAGGACGAGAGCTACGTCTACCGCGACGAACACCCCGTCAACTGGTGTCCGCGCTGTGAAACCGCCATCGCCGACGCCGAGGTCGAGAACATCGACCGCGAGGGGACGCTCTACTACGTCACCTTCCCCGGCAAGGGGAACGACGACATCGAGATCGCCACGACCCGACCCGAACTGCTCGCGGCCTGCGTCGGCATGGCGGTCGACCCCGACGACGAGCGGTATTCCGACCGAGTCGGCGACACCTTCGAGGTGCCGCTGTTCGGCCAGGAGGTCGAACTGGTCGCCGACGACGACGTCGACGGCGACTTCGGCACCGGCGCGGTGATGATCTGCACGTTCGGCGACAAGCAGGACGTGACCTGGTGGGCCGAACACGACCTCGACCTCCGGCCGGTGTTCACCGAGGACGGTCGCCTGGGCGAACTCGCCGGCGAGTACGAGGGCCTGACCATCCAGGAGGCCAAGGGCACCATCGCCGAGGACCTGGAGGAAGCGGGCTACCTCGAAGACTCCGAACCCACCAACCAGTCGGTCGGCGCGTGCTGGCGCTGCGACACCCCCATCGAGATCCTGAGCAAGGAGCAGTGGTTCGTCGAGGTCCGCCAGGACGAGATTCTGGAGAAGGCCCGGGAGGTCGAGTGGATTCCCGAGCACATGTACTCACGGCTCGAGGACTGGACCGAGAGCATGGAGTGGGACTGGGTCATCTCCCGCCAGCGCGTGTTCGCCACGCCCATCCCGGCGTGGTTCTGCGGGGAGTGCGACCACATCCACGTCGCGGACGTCGAGGAACTCCCGCTCGACCCCACCGAAACCGACCCCGCGGTCGGCGAGTGCCCCGAGTGCGGCGCCGACGACTGGGAGGGCGAGACCGACGTGATGGACACCTGGATGGACTCGTCCATCTCGCCGATGCACGTCCAGGGCTGGCCCGACGAGGAGTTCTCGCCGACCAGCCTCCGACCCCAGGGCCACGACATCATCCGGACGTGGGCGTTCTACACCCTGCTCCGCGTGACGGCGCTGGAGGACGAGAAGCCGTGGGAGCAGGTGCTGATCAACGGCATGGTGTTCGGCGAGGACGGCAACAAGATGAGCAAGTCCCGGCCGGAGTACGTCGTCAGCCCGACCGAGGCCATCGAGGAGTACAGCGCCGACGCGTTCCGGCAGTCGCTCGCGCTCGGCGGCCAACCCGGCAGCGACATCCAGTTCCAGTGGAAGGAGGTCAAGTCGGCCTCCCGGTTCCTCACGAAGCTCTGGAACATCTTCCAGTTCGCCTCGGGCCACTTCGACGAGGAGACGCCCAGAATCTCGGACCCGGCCTACCGCGACGCCGACCGGTGGATCCTGACGAAGCTCTTCCGGACCGCCGAGGCGGTCGAGGAGGACATGCGGGCCTACCGCTTCGACTCGGCGCTCCGGAAACTCCGGGAGTTCGTCTGGGAGGACCTCGCCGACGACTACGTCGAACTCGTGAAAGGACGCCTCTACGAGGGTCGGCCCGGCGAGCGCGACGCCGCCCGCGCGACGCTCTACACCGCGGTTTCGGCCTCGGTCCGGATGCTCGCGCCCTTCTCGCCCCACTTCGCCGAGGAGGTCTACCACCACTTGCCCGGCACCGACGGTAGCGTCCACGTCGCGGGCTGGCCCGACGTCGAGTTCGCCGACGAGGACGCAGAACGCAAGGGCGAGGTCGTCGCCGAGGTCGCCAGCACCGTCCGGGCCTGGAAGTCCGACGCGGGGATGGCGCTCAACGCCGACCTCGACCGCATCGAGGTCTACTCGGCGGACGGCCGCCAACTCGACACCTACGACCTGAGCGAGACGGTCAACGCGCCGGTCTACCCCGAGGAGGGTAAGCCGAACGTCGAACTCGTCCCGGTCGGCGTCGACCCCGACCACAGCGTCATCGGCCCGCAGTTCCGCGACAAGGCCGGCCAGGTCATCGGGGCGCTGGAGTCGGCCGACTTCAACCAACTGAAGAACGACAAGGAGATAGAGGGCGAGATCACCCTCGAAGTCGACGGCGAGGACGTGACCATCGACGGCGACGCGGTCGACATCGTCGAGGAGTACCGCGCCGAGAGCGGCGAAGAGGTCGAGGTGCTGGAAACCGACAACGCCACCGTGCTGGTCTTCCCGTAA
- a CDS encoding matrixin family metalloprotease, with translation MWRTLLVAVLLVLAGCATTLPGSGGPSETASPSDHRALKPDDGTSRANPWGESTLTVAVNNTANESRDFRPLVRDALGFWSNSSEEYAGFPVDYELVSNASGGTAGRGEEVDVVVKFVDKIEQCANVTDPAGCAPYVTRRGQVSRPITVEIAGSYSNNSTRLILQHELGHTLGLNHSAEPQRVMSHTSQLTTLPMTNATDRTLPWRDSNFTVYVDDDNASNLAAARRQVRHALDYYAAGANGTVPANVSYTVTDNRSTADVVVEFADSLPCRDAKSGSCGRVQGVDPDGDGALERYDNLHVTVSGLATDAVGWHVGYWLGYGFGFHDPGEWPAPFRDASYRQRRSNWWD, from the coding sequence ATGTGGCGCACACTCCTCGTCGCCGTCCTCCTCGTCCTCGCCGGGTGCGCGACCACCCTTCCCGGTTCCGGCGGTCCGTCAGAGACGGCCTCCCCGTCCGACCACCGGGCGCTCAAGCCCGACGACGGAACCTCGCGGGCCAACCCGTGGGGCGAGTCCACGCTGACCGTCGCGGTCAACAACACCGCCAACGAGTCGCGGGACTTCCGACCCCTCGTCCGGGACGCGCTCGGCTTCTGGTCGAACAGCAGCGAAGAATACGCCGGGTTCCCGGTCGACTACGAACTCGTCTCGAACGCGAGCGGCGGTACCGCCGGACGCGGCGAGGAAGTCGACGTCGTGGTAAAGTTCGTCGACAAGATCGAACAGTGCGCGAACGTCACCGACCCCGCGGGCTGTGCCCCCTACGTCACCAGGCGCGGTCAGGTTTCCCGGCCCATCACGGTCGAGATCGCGGGTAGCTACTCGAACAACTCGACTCGGCTCATCCTCCAGCACGAACTCGGTCACACGCTCGGGCTGAACCACTCCGCCGAACCACAGCGGGTGATGTCCCACACCTCCCAACTGACGACGCTCCCGATGACGAACGCGACCGACCGGACGCTACCGTGGCGCGACTCGAACTTCACGGTGTACGTCGACGACGACAACGCCTCGAACCTGGCGGCCGCGCGCCGGCAGGTCCGCCACGCCCTCGACTACTACGCCGCGGGCGCGAACGGCACCGTCCCGGCGAACGTCTCCTACACCGTCACCGACAACCGTAGCACCGCGGACGTGGTCGTCGAGTTCGCCGACAGCCTGCCGTGTCGGGACGCCAAGAGCGGGTCGTGCGGGCGCGTCCAGGGCGTCGACCCCGACGGCGACGGCGCGCTCGAACGCTACGACAACCTCCACGTCACCGTGAGCGGCCTCGCGACCGACGCCGTCGGCTGGCACGTCGGCTACTGGCTGGGCTACGGCTTCGGCTTCCACGACCCCGGCGAGTGGCCCGCGCCGTTCCGCGACGCCTCCTACCGCCAGCGCCGCTCGAACTGGTGGGACTAA
- a CDS encoding cation diffusion facilitator family transporter → MAHDHDDRSRHPGHDHTGDAPLRALAVALAINTGFLVVEFVGALYADSLTLLADAIHMLADSASLGLALLAAWVSARPADPKRTYGYQRAEVLGAFLNGVFLLVTVGYILYDAFRRFQDPRQVRPLVVVGVGVAGLGANLAAAWVLRGRRELLNVEGAFLHLLADALGSVAAVVVGVALVYTDLLVLDPLFALLVAALVLYSAKDLLADSLNILLQGTPRDVDVEEVARYLERLDGVVDAHDVHVWALDSTHTALSAHVVVADGTSPDAVVSRCQSELGRKFDIDHATVQVESESYSHVAEFDCYESDGKP, encoded by the coding sequence ATGGCCCACGACCACGACGACCGCTCACGACATCCCGGCCACGACCACACCGGCGACGCTCCCCTGCGGGCGCTCGCCGTCGCGCTGGCCATCAACACCGGGTTCCTCGTCGTGGAGTTCGTCGGCGCGCTGTACGCCGACTCGCTCACCTTGCTGGCCGACGCGATCCACATGCTCGCCGACAGCGCCAGCCTCGGCCTCGCCCTGCTCGCGGCGTGGGTTTCCGCGCGGCCCGCCGACCCCAAGCGCACCTACGGCTACCAGCGCGCCGAAGTGCTGGGGGCGTTCCTCAACGGCGTCTTCCTGCTCGTCACCGTCGGCTACATCCTCTACGACGCGTTCCGGCGGTTCCAGGACCCACGTCAGGTCCGCCCGCTGGTGGTGGTCGGCGTCGGCGTCGCCGGACTCGGGGCCAACCTCGCGGCGGCGTGGGTCCTCCGGGGTCGCCGCGAGTTGCTGAACGTCGAGGGCGCGTTCCTCCACCTGCTGGCCGACGCGCTCGGGAGCGTCGCCGCCGTCGTCGTCGGTGTCGCGCTGGTCTACACCGACCTGCTGGTGCTCGACCCGCTCTTCGCGCTCCTCGTCGCGGCGCTCGTGCTCTATTCGGCGAAAGACTTGCTCGCCGACAGCCTCAACATCCTCCTGCAGGGCACCCCGCGCGACGTGGATGTCGAGGAGGTCGCCCGGTACCTCGAACGACTCGACGGCGTCGTCGACGCCCACGACGTCCACGTCTGGGCGCTCGACTCGACCCACACCGCGCTGTCGGCCCACGTGGTCGTCGCCGACGGAACGTCTCCGGACGCCGTCGTCTCCCGCTGTCAGTCCGAGTTAGGTCGGAAGTTCGACATCGACCACGCGACCGTACAGGTCGAGTCGGAGTCGTACTCCCACGTCGCGGAATTCGACTGTTATGAATCTGACGGCAAACCTTGA
- the gnd gene encoding phosphogluconate dehydrogenase (NAD(+)-dependent, decarboxylating) — MQLGVIGLGRMGRIVVDRVLDVGHDVVAFDLDEEAVAAAEEAGATAADSVVGLAEALGDEKRIWLMVPAGEPVDAALDDLEPHLDEDDVVVDGGNSHFEDSVRRAESTPAAYLDCGTSGGPAGAELGFSLMVGGPEWAYDELVPIFDAVATGPEGHDRMGPAGSGHYVKMVHNGVEYALMQTYGEGFELLSEGRYDLDLEKVARTWNNGAVIRSWLLELCEEAFREEGTDLGDVDDHVAGGSTGTWTVQEALEQEVPLPLIYQALVERFGSRAPAEGRFSRRLANRLRYGFGRHEVARREE, encoded by the coding sequence ATGCAACTGGGCGTCATCGGACTCGGCCGGATGGGCCGCATCGTCGTCGACAGAGTACTCGACGTGGGCCACGATGTGGTGGCTTTCGACCTGGACGAAGAGGCCGTCGCGGCCGCCGAGGAGGCGGGCGCGACCGCCGCCGATTCGGTGGTCGGCCTCGCCGAAGCGCTGGGCGACGAGAAGCGCATCTGGCTGATGGTGCCCGCCGGCGAACCGGTCGACGCCGCGCTCGACGACCTCGAACCCCACCTCGACGAGGACGACGTCGTGGTCGACGGCGGCAACTCCCACTTCGAGGACTCGGTGCGCCGGGCCGAGTCGACCCCCGCGGCCTACCTCGACTGCGGCACGTCGGGGGGACCCGCGGGCGCGGAACTCGGCTTCTCGCTGATGGTCGGCGGCCCCGAGTGGGCCTACGACGAACTGGTCCCGATCTTCGACGCGGTGGCGACCGGCCCCGAGGGCCACGACCGAATGGGGCCGGCCGGGTCGGGCCACTACGTCAAAATGGTCCACAACGGCGTCGAGTACGCGCTGATGCAGACCTACGGCGAGGGGTTCGAGCTGCTCTCGGAGGGCCGCTACGACCTCGACCTCGAGAAGGTGGCCCGGACGTGGAACAACGGCGCGGTCATCCGGTCGTGGCTGCTCGAACTCTGCGAGGAGGCGTTCCGCGAGGAGGGCACCGACCTCGGCGACGTCGACGACCACGTCGCGGGTGGGTCGACCGGCACCTGGACCGTCCAGGAGGCCCTCGAACAGGAGGTTCCCCTGCCGCTCATCTATCAGGCGCTCGTCGAGCGGTTCGGCTCGCGTGCGCCCGCTGAAGGCCGGTTCTCCCGCCGACTGGCGAACCGGCTCCGCTACGGGTTCGGTCGGCACGAAGTCGCACGCCGCGAGGAGTGA
- a CDS encoding GNAT family N-acetyltransferase, giving the protein MPGPKFLDGDRVTLRVPAEDDVEFLLEHENDPAVRRTRSANLPTGPEEVRRRLGGTLGRSDDTLALVVSADGDPVGLVYLIREKPNDDVYGRAELAFWVAPHAQGNGYATDAARTVVAHGFDRLRLHKVTAKAFAHNEASKRVLEKVGFVEEGVFRDEAFVDGEYRDVVRYGLLADE; this is encoded by the coding sequence ATGCCCGGGCCGAAGTTCCTCGACGGCGACCGCGTCACCCTCCGCGTTCCGGCCGAGGACGACGTCGAATTCCTGCTCGAACACGAGAACGACCCCGCGGTGCGCCGCACTCGGAGCGCGAACCTGCCGACCGGGCCCGAGGAGGTCCGACGGCGGCTCGGCGGGACGCTCGGCCGCTCGGACGACACGCTCGCGCTCGTCGTGTCTGCCGACGGTGACCCCGTCGGTCTGGTGTATCTCATCCGCGAGAAGCCGAACGACGACGTGTACGGCCGCGCGGAACTCGCCTTCTGGGTCGCGCCCCACGCACAGGGCAACGGCTACGCGACCGATGCGGCTCGGACGGTCGTGGCGCACGGGTTCGACCGCCTCCGACTCCACAAGGTGACCGCGAAGGCGTTCGCTCACAACGAGGCCTCGAAGCGAGTACTGGAGAAGGTCGGCTTCGTCGAGGAAGGCGTCTTCCGCGACGAGGCGTTCGTCGACGGCGAGTACCGGGACGTCGTTCGGTACGGACTACTGGCCGACGAATAG